In Castor canadensis chromosome 11, mCasCan1.hap1v2, whole genome shotgun sequence, a single genomic region encodes these proteins:
- the Osbpl7 gene encoding oxysterol-binding protein-related protein 7 isoform X2 gives MDFQERDSPSLAESAQSSKPSSAQQASELWEVVEEPRGRLGTEGIMPERQEGHLLKKRKWPLKGWHKRYFVLEDGILHYATTRQDITKGKLHGSIDVRLSVMSINKKAQRIDLDTEDNIYHLKIKSQELFQSWVAQLRAHRLAPHLDMPSTSHRKVPGTQLLTAGSASALPGVGPREKVSSWLRDSDGLDRCSHALSECQGKLQELHRLLQSLESLHRIPSAPVIPTHQASVTTERPKKGKRTSRMWCTQSFAKDDTIGRVGRLHGSVPNLSRYLESRDSSGPRGLPPPDYAHLQRSFWALAQKVHSSLSSVLAALTTEWDRLRELHQGSELSRMGVSEAPAGQRRLHSLSISSDTTADSFSSLNPEEQEALYMKGRELTPQLSQSSVLSLADSHTEFFDACEVLLSASSSENEGSEEEESCTSEITTSLSEEVLDLRGAEHCQKGGCVAGRAAGPPRRRCLPAASGPGADVSLWNILRNNIGKDLSKVSMPVQLNEPLNTLQRLCEELEYSSLLDQASRVADPCERMVYIAAFAVSAYSSTYHRAGCKPFNPVLGETYECERPDRGFRFISEQVSHHPPISACHAESENFVFWQDMKWKNKFWGKSLEIVPVGTVNVSLPRFGDHFEWNKVTSCIHNILSGQRWIEHYGEVLIRNTQDSSCHCKITFCKAKYWSSNVHEVQGAVLSRNGRVLHRLVGKWHEGLYRGPPPGGQCIWKPNPMPPDHERNFGFTQFALELNELTAELKRTLPSTDTRLRPDQRYLEEGNIQAAEAQKRRIEQLQRDRRRVMEENNIVHQARFFRRQTDSSGKEWWVTNHTYWRLRAEPGYGNLDGAVLW, from the exons ATGGACTTCCAAGAGAGGGACAGCCCCTCACTGGCTGAGAGTGCTCAGTCCTCGAAGCCCAGCAGTGCCCAGCAG GCCTCCGAGctgtgggaggtggtggaggagcCTCGAGGCAGGCTGGGAACAGAGGGCATCATGCCTGAGAGGCAGGAAGGCCACCTGCTCAAGAAGAGGAAGTGGCCTCTGAAGGGCTGGCACAAG AGGTACTTTGTGCTTGAGGACGGGATTCTCCACTATGCAACGACCCGGCAAGAT ATCACCAAGGGGAAGCTCCATGGCTCCATTGATGTCCGGCTATCAGTCATGTCCATCAACAAAAAGGCTCAGCGCATTGACCTTGACACTGAAGACAACATCTACCATCTCAAG ATCAAATCCCAGGAGCTATTCCAAAGCTGGGTGGCCCAGCTGCGTGCCCACCGCCTAGCTCCACATCTGGACATGCCCAGCACCTCTCATAGGAAG GTTCCTGGCACCCAGCTTCTAACAGCAGGTAGTGCTTCAGCCCTCCCTGGAGTTGGACCTCGGGAGAAGGTGTCTTCCTGGCTGAGGGATAGTGATGGGCTGGACCGCTGCTCTCACG CACTGTCCGAGTGTCAGGGGAAGCTCCAGGAACTACACAGACTCCTCCAGAGCCTGGAGTCCCTGCACCGAATCCCTTCAGCCCCTGTGATCCCCACACACCAG GCCTCAGTGACAACTGAGAGACCCAAGAAGGGGAAACGGACCAGTCGCATGTGGTGCACACAGAGCTTTGCCAAGGATGACACCATTGGACGG GTTGGTCGTCTCCACGGCTCTGTTCCCAACCTGTCTCGCTATCTGGAATCTCGGGACTCTTCAGGCCCCCGCGGGCTGCCACCCCCAGACTATGCTCACCTACAGCGCAGTTTCTGGGCCCTGGCCCAAAAGG TACACAGCTCCCTCAGCAGCGTCCTGGCCGCTCTCACCACTGAATGGGACCGACTAAGGGAGCTGCACCAGGGTTCAGAGCTGTCAAGGATGGGG GTCTCTGAGGCCCCAGCTGGGCAGAGGCGCCTCCATTCGCTCTCCATCTCCTCAGACACCACTGCAGACTCCTTCAGTTCCCTCAACCCTGAGGAG CAAGAAGCTCTGTACATGAAGGGCAGAGAGCTGACCCCCCAGCTGTCCCAGAGCAGTGTCCTGTCCCTTGCTGATTCCCACACAGAGTTCTTTGATGCCTGCGAGGTTCTACTTTCTGCCAGCTCTTCAGAGAATGAG GGCTCTGAGGAAGAGGAGTCATGCACCAGTGAAATCACCACCAGCCTGTCTGAGGAGGTGCTGGACCTGAGGGGAGCTGAACACTGTCAGAAAG GGGGGTGTGTTGCAGGGAGAGCTGCAGGACCCCCTCGCCGCCGCTGCCTGCCAGCTGCCAGTGGGCCAGGGGCTGACGTGAGCCTGTGGAACATTCTTCGTAACAACATCGGCAAAGACCTGTCCAAGGTGTCCATGCCGGTGCAGCTCAACGAGCCACTCAACACTTTGCAGCGACTCTGCGAGGAGCTGGAGTACAGCAGCCTCCTGGACCAGGCCAGCCGCGTAGCTGACCCCTGCGAGCGCATG GTGTACATCGCAGCCTTTGCTGTCTCTGCCTACTCCTCCACGTACCACCGGGCAGGCTGCAAGCCCTTCAACCCCGTCCTGGGGGAGACCTACGAGTGTGAGCGGCCTGACAGGGGTTTCCGCTTCATCAGCGAGCAG GTCTCCCACCACCCTCCCATCTCGGCATGTCATGCAGAGTCAGAGAACTTCGTCTTCTGGCAAG ACATGAAGTGGAAGAACAAATTTTGGGGCAAATCCCTGGAGATTGTGCCAGTGGGGACGGTCAATGTCAGCCTGCCCAG GTTTGGGGACCACTTTGAGTGGAACAAGGTGACATCCTGCATTCATAACATCCTTAGTGGCCAACGCTGGATTGAACATTATGGGGAGGTGCTCATCCGAAACACACAGGACAGCTCTTGCCACTGCAAGATCACTTTCTGTAAG GCCAAGTACTGGAGTTCCAACGTCCATGAGGTGCAGGGTGCCGTGCTCAGCAGGAATGGCCGGGTCCTCCACCGACTCGTTGGGAAGTGGCACGAGGGACTGTACCGAGGTCCCCCACCAGGGGGTCAGTGCATCTGGAAGCCCA ATCCAATGCCCCCAGACCATGAACGAAACTTCGGCTTCACTCAGTTTGCCTTGGAGCTGAATGAACTGACAGCTGAGCTGAAACGGACGCTGCCTTCCACGGACACACGGCTGCGGCCTGACCAGAG GTACCTGGAGGAGGGGAACATCCAGGCTGCCGAGGCACAGAAGCGAAGGATTGAGCAGCTACAGCGAGACAGGCGAAGAGTAATGGAGGAGAACAACATCGTCCACCAGGCTCGCTTCTTCAG GCGGCAGACAGACAGCAGCGGCAAGGAGTGGTGGGTGACCAACCACACATACTGGAGGCTGCGGGCTGAGCCCGGCTATGGAAACTTGGATGGGGCTGTGCTCTGGTAG
- the Osbpl7 gene encoding oxysterol-binding protein-related protein 7 isoform X3, producing the protein MDPGASELWEVVEEPRGRLGTEGIMPERQEGHLLKKRKWPLKGWHKRYFVLEDGILHYATTRQDITKGKLHGSIDVRLSVMSINKKAQRIDLDTEDNIYHLKIKSQELFQSWVAQLRAHRLAPHLDMPSTSHRKARWAPWWEQVPGTQLLTAGSASALPGVGPREKVSSWLRDSDGLDRCSHALSECQGKLQELHRLLQSLESLHRIPSAPVIPTHQASVTTERPKKGKRTSRMWCTQSFAKDDTIGRVGRLHGSVPNLSRYLESRDSSGPRGLPPPDYAHLQRSFWALAQKVHSSLSSVLAALTTEWDRLRELHQGSELSRMGVSEAPAGQRRLHSLSISSDTTADSFSSLNPEEQEALYMKGRELTPQLSQSSVLSLADSHTEFFDACEVLLSASSSENEGSEEEESCTSEITTSLSEEVLDLRGAEHCQKGGCVAGRAAGPPRRRCLPAASGPGADVSLWNILRNNIGKDLSKVSMPVQLNEPLNTLQRLCEELEYSSLLDQASRVADPCERMVYIAAFAVSAYSSTYHRAGCKPFNPVLGETYECERPDRGFRFISEQVSHHPPISACHAESENFVFWQDMKWKNKFWGKSLEIVPVGTVNVSLPRFGDHFEWNKVTSCIHNILSGQRWIEHYGEVLIRNTQDSSCHCKITFCKAKYWSSNVHEVQGAVLSRNGRVLHRLVGKWHEGLYRGPPPGGQCIWKPNPMPPDHERNFGFTQFALELNELTAELKRTLPSTDTRLRPDQRYLEEGNIQAAEAQKRRIEQLQRDRRRVMEENNIVHQARFFRRQTDSSGKEWWVTNHTYWRLRAEPGYGNLDGAVLW; encoded by the exons ATGGACCCTGGG GCCTCCGAGctgtgggaggtggtggaggagcCTCGAGGCAGGCTGGGAACAGAGGGCATCATGCCTGAGAGGCAGGAAGGCCACCTGCTCAAGAAGAGGAAGTGGCCTCTGAAGGGCTGGCACAAG AGGTACTTTGTGCTTGAGGACGGGATTCTCCACTATGCAACGACCCGGCAAGAT ATCACCAAGGGGAAGCTCCATGGCTCCATTGATGTCCGGCTATCAGTCATGTCCATCAACAAAAAGGCTCAGCGCATTGACCTTGACACTGAAGACAACATCTACCATCTCAAG ATCAAATCCCAGGAGCTATTCCAAAGCTGGGTGGCCCAGCTGCGTGCCCACCGCCTAGCTCCACATCTGGACATGCCCAGCACCTCTCATAGGAAGGCAAGATGGGCCCCTTGGTGGGAGCAG GTTCCTGGCACCCAGCTTCTAACAGCAGGTAGTGCTTCAGCCCTCCCTGGAGTTGGACCTCGGGAGAAGGTGTCTTCCTGGCTGAGGGATAGTGATGGGCTGGACCGCTGCTCTCACG CACTGTCCGAGTGTCAGGGGAAGCTCCAGGAACTACACAGACTCCTCCAGAGCCTGGAGTCCCTGCACCGAATCCCTTCAGCCCCTGTGATCCCCACACACCAG GCCTCAGTGACAACTGAGAGACCCAAGAAGGGGAAACGGACCAGTCGCATGTGGTGCACACAGAGCTTTGCCAAGGATGACACCATTGGACGG GTTGGTCGTCTCCACGGCTCTGTTCCCAACCTGTCTCGCTATCTGGAATCTCGGGACTCTTCAGGCCCCCGCGGGCTGCCACCCCCAGACTATGCTCACCTACAGCGCAGTTTCTGGGCCCTGGCCCAAAAGG TACACAGCTCCCTCAGCAGCGTCCTGGCCGCTCTCACCACTGAATGGGACCGACTAAGGGAGCTGCACCAGGGTTCAGAGCTGTCAAGGATGGGG GTCTCTGAGGCCCCAGCTGGGCAGAGGCGCCTCCATTCGCTCTCCATCTCCTCAGACACCACTGCAGACTCCTTCAGTTCCCTCAACCCTGAGGAG CAAGAAGCTCTGTACATGAAGGGCAGAGAGCTGACCCCCCAGCTGTCCCAGAGCAGTGTCCTGTCCCTTGCTGATTCCCACACAGAGTTCTTTGATGCCTGCGAGGTTCTACTTTCTGCCAGCTCTTCAGAGAATGAG GGCTCTGAGGAAGAGGAGTCATGCACCAGTGAAATCACCACCAGCCTGTCTGAGGAGGTGCTGGACCTGAGGGGAGCTGAACACTGTCAGAAAG GGGGGTGTGTTGCAGGGAGAGCTGCAGGACCCCCTCGCCGCCGCTGCCTGCCAGCTGCCAGTGGGCCAGGGGCTGACGTGAGCCTGTGGAACATTCTTCGTAACAACATCGGCAAAGACCTGTCCAAGGTGTCCATGCCGGTGCAGCTCAACGAGCCACTCAACACTTTGCAGCGACTCTGCGAGGAGCTGGAGTACAGCAGCCTCCTGGACCAGGCCAGCCGCGTAGCTGACCCCTGCGAGCGCATG GTGTACATCGCAGCCTTTGCTGTCTCTGCCTACTCCTCCACGTACCACCGGGCAGGCTGCAAGCCCTTCAACCCCGTCCTGGGGGAGACCTACGAGTGTGAGCGGCCTGACAGGGGTTTCCGCTTCATCAGCGAGCAG GTCTCCCACCACCCTCCCATCTCGGCATGTCATGCAGAGTCAGAGAACTTCGTCTTCTGGCAAG ACATGAAGTGGAAGAACAAATTTTGGGGCAAATCCCTGGAGATTGTGCCAGTGGGGACGGTCAATGTCAGCCTGCCCAG GTTTGGGGACCACTTTGAGTGGAACAAGGTGACATCCTGCATTCATAACATCCTTAGTGGCCAACGCTGGATTGAACATTATGGGGAGGTGCTCATCCGAAACACACAGGACAGCTCTTGCCACTGCAAGATCACTTTCTGTAAG GCCAAGTACTGGAGTTCCAACGTCCATGAGGTGCAGGGTGCCGTGCTCAGCAGGAATGGCCGGGTCCTCCACCGACTCGTTGGGAAGTGGCACGAGGGACTGTACCGAGGTCCCCCACCAGGGGGTCAGTGCATCTGGAAGCCCA ATCCAATGCCCCCAGACCATGAACGAAACTTCGGCTTCACTCAGTTTGCCTTGGAGCTGAATGAACTGACAGCTGAGCTGAAACGGACGCTGCCTTCCACGGACACACGGCTGCGGCCTGACCAGAG GTACCTGGAGGAGGGGAACATCCAGGCTGCCGAGGCACAGAAGCGAAGGATTGAGCAGCTACAGCGAGACAGGCGAAGAGTAATGGAGGAGAACAACATCGTCCACCAGGCTCGCTTCTTCAG GCGGCAGACAGACAGCAGCGGCAAGGAGTGGTGGGTGACCAACCACACATACTGGAGGCTGCGGGCTGAGCCCGGCTATGGAAACTTGGATGGGGCTGTGCTCTGGTAG
- the Osbpl7 gene encoding oxysterol-binding protein-related protein 7 isoform X1, translating into MDFQERDSPSLAESAQSSKPSSAQQASELWEVVEEPRGRLGTEGIMPERQEGHLLKKRKWPLKGWHKRYFVLEDGILHYATTRQDITKGKLHGSIDVRLSVMSINKKAQRIDLDTEDNIYHLKIKSQELFQSWVAQLRAHRLAPHLDMPSTSHRKARWAPWWEQVPGTQLLTAGSASALPGVGPREKVSSWLRDSDGLDRCSHALSECQGKLQELHRLLQSLESLHRIPSAPVIPTHQASVTTERPKKGKRTSRMWCTQSFAKDDTIGRVGRLHGSVPNLSRYLESRDSSGPRGLPPPDYAHLQRSFWALAQKVHSSLSSVLAALTTEWDRLRELHQGSELSRMGVSEAPAGQRRLHSLSISSDTTADSFSSLNPEEQEALYMKGRELTPQLSQSSVLSLADSHTEFFDACEVLLSASSSENEGSEEEESCTSEITTSLSEEVLDLRGAEHCQKGGCVAGRAAGPPRRRCLPAASGPGADVSLWNILRNNIGKDLSKVSMPVQLNEPLNTLQRLCEELEYSSLLDQASRVADPCERMVYIAAFAVSAYSSTYHRAGCKPFNPVLGETYECERPDRGFRFISEQVSHHPPISACHAESENFVFWQDMKWKNKFWGKSLEIVPVGTVNVSLPRFGDHFEWNKVTSCIHNILSGQRWIEHYGEVLIRNTQDSSCHCKITFCKAKYWSSNVHEVQGAVLSRNGRVLHRLVGKWHEGLYRGPPPGGQCIWKPNPMPPDHERNFGFTQFALELNELTAELKRTLPSTDTRLRPDQRYLEEGNIQAAEAQKRRIEQLQRDRRRVMEENNIVHQARFFRRQTDSSGKEWWVTNHTYWRLRAEPGYGNLDGAVLW; encoded by the exons ATGGACTTCCAAGAGAGGGACAGCCCCTCACTGGCTGAGAGTGCTCAGTCCTCGAAGCCCAGCAGTGCCCAGCAG GCCTCCGAGctgtgggaggtggtggaggagcCTCGAGGCAGGCTGGGAACAGAGGGCATCATGCCTGAGAGGCAGGAAGGCCACCTGCTCAAGAAGAGGAAGTGGCCTCTGAAGGGCTGGCACAAG AGGTACTTTGTGCTTGAGGACGGGATTCTCCACTATGCAACGACCCGGCAAGAT ATCACCAAGGGGAAGCTCCATGGCTCCATTGATGTCCGGCTATCAGTCATGTCCATCAACAAAAAGGCTCAGCGCATTGACCTTGACACTGAAGACAACATCTACCATCTCAAG ATCAAATCCCAGGAGCTATTCCAAAGCTGGGTGGCCCAGCTGCGTGCCCACCGCCTAGCTCCACATCTGGACATGCCCAGCACCTCTCATAGGAAGGCAAGATGGGCCCCTTGGTGGGAGCAG GTTCCTGGCACCCAGCTTCTAACAGCAGGTAGTGCTTCAGCCCTCCCTGGAGTTGGACCTCGGGAGAAGGTGTCTTCCTGGCTGAGGGATAGTGATGGGCTGGACCGCTGCTCTCACG CACTGTCCGAGTGTCAGGGGAAGCTCCAGGAACTACACAGACTCCTCCAGAGCCTGGAGTCCCTGCACCGAATCCCTTCAGCCCCTGTGATCCCCACACACCAG GCCTCAGTGACAACTGAGAGACCCAAGAAGGGGAAACGGACCAGTCGCATGTGGTGCACACAGAGCTTTGCCAAGGATGACACCATTGGACGG GTTGGTCGTCTCCACGGCTCTGTTCCCAACCTGTCTCGCTATCTGGAATCTCGGGACTCTTCAGGCCCCCGCGGGCTGCCACCCCCAGACTATGCTCACCTACAGCGCAGTTTCTGGGCCCTGGCCCAAAAGG TACACAGCTCCCTCAGCAGCGTCCTGGCCGCTCTCACCACTGAATGGGACCGACTAAGGGAGCTGCACCAGGGTTCAGAGCTGTCAAGGATGGGG GTCTCTGAGGCCCCAGCTGGGCAGAGGCGCCTCCATTCGCTCTCCATCTCCTCAGACACCACTGCAGACTCCTTCAGTTCCCTCAACCCTGAGGAG CAAGAAGCTCTGTACATGAAGGGCAGAGAGCTGACCCCCCAGCTGTCCCAGAGCAGTGTCCTGTCCCTTGCTGATTCCCACACAGAGTTCTTTGATGCCTGCGAGGTTCTACTTTCTGCCAGCTCTTCAGAGAATGAG GGCTCTGAGGAAGAGGAGTCATGCACCAGTGAAATCACCACCAGCCTGTCTGAGGAGGTGCTGGACCTGAGGGGAGCTGAACACTGTCAGAAAG GGGGGTGTGTTGCAGGGAGAGCTGCAGGACCCCCTCGCCGCCGCTGCCTGCCAGCTGCCAGTGGGCCAGGGGCTGACGTGAGCCTGTGGAACATTCTTCGTAACAACATCGGCAAAGACCTGTCCAAGGTGTCCATGCCGGTGCAGCTCAACGAGCCACTCAACACTTTGCAGCGACTCTGCGAGGAGCTGGAGTACAGCAGCCTCCTGGACCAGGCCAGCCGCGTAGCTGACCCCTGCGAGCGCATG GTGTACATCGCAGCCTTTGCTGTCTCTGCCTACTCCTCCACGTACCACCGGGCAGGCTGCAAGCCCTTCAACCCCGTCCTGGGGGAGACCTACGAGTGTGAGCGGCCTGACAGGGGTTTCCGCTTCATCAGCGAGCAG GTCTCCCACCACCCTCCCATCTCGGCATGTCATGCAGAGTCAGAGAACTTCGTCTTCTGGCAAG ACATGAAGTGGAAGAACAAATTTTGGGGCAAATCCCTGGAGATTGTGCCAGTGGGGACGGTCAATGTCAGCCTGCCCAG GTTTGGGGACCACTTTGAGTGGAACAAGGTGACATCCTGCATTCATAACATCCTTAGTGGCCAACGCTGGATTGAACATTATGGGGAGGTGCTCATCCGAAACACACAGGACAGCTCTTGCCACTGCAAGATCACTTTCTGTAAG GCCAAGTACTGGAGTTCCAACGTCCATGAGGTGCAGGGTGCCGTGCTCAGCAGGAATGGCCGGGTCCTCCACCGACTCGTTGGGAAGTGGCACGAGGGACTGTACCGAGGTCCCCCACCAGGGGGTCAGTGCATCTGGAAGCCCA ATCCAATGCCCCCAGACCATGAACGAAACTTCGGCTTCACTCAGTTTGCCTTGGAGCTGAATGAACTGACAGCTGAGCTGAAACGGACGCTGCCTTCCACGGACACACGGCTGCGGCCTGACCAGAG GTACCTGGAGGAGGGGAACATCCAGGCTGCCGAGGCACAGAAGCGAAGGATTGAGCAGCTACAGCGAGACAGGCGAAGAGTAATGGAGGAGAACAACATCGTCCACCAGGCTCGCTTCTTCAG GCGGCAGACAGACAGCAGCGGCAAGGAGTGGTGGGTGACCAACCACACATACTGGAGGCTGCGGGCTGAGCCCGGCTATGGAAACTTGGATGGGGCTGTGCTCTGGTAG
- the Mrpl10 gene encoding large ribosomal subunit protein uL10m, translating to MAASVVAKLRRGLLPQAGLVPILQTVRYGSKAVTRHHRVMHFQRQKLMAVTEYIPPKPAINPRCLPPPPRPPKEESGLIRLLRREIAAVFQNNRMIAVCQNVAISAEDKLLMRHQLRKHKILMKVFPNQVLKPFLEDSKYQNLLPLFVGHNLLLVSEEPKVKEMVRILKAVPFLPLLGGCIDDTILSRQGFINYAKLPSLALLQGELVGGLTLLVGQTHSLLQHHPVQLTALLDQHVRQLHDGDPVTSANVKPDTPDPVPDS from the exons ATGGCTGCTTCCGTGGTTGCGAAGCTGCGGAGGGGTCTCCTGCCCCAGGCGG GCCTGGTACCCATCCTCCAGACTGTGCGCTATGGCTCCAAAGCTGTAACCCGCCACCATCGTGTCATGCACTTTCAGCGGCAGAAGCTAATGGCTGTCACTGAGTATATTCCCCCCAAACCTGCCATCAACCCAAGATGTCTGCCACCACCTCCTAGGCCCCCAAAGGAG GAGTCAGGCCTCATCCGGCTCCTCCGTCGGGAAATAGCAGCAGTTTTCCAAAATAACCGAATGATAGCTGTCTGCCAGAATGTGGCCATAAGTGCAGAGGACAAGCTTCTCATGAGGCACCAGCTGCGGAAACATAAGATTCTGATGAAGGTCTTCCCCAACCAG GTCCTAAAGCCCTTTCTGGAGGATTCAAAGTACCAAAACCTGCTGCCCCTTTTTGTGGGGCACAATCTGCTGCTGGTCAGTGAAGAGCCCAAGGTCAAGGAGATGGTGCGGATCTTAAAGGCTGTGCCTTTCCTGCCACTACTGG GTGGCTGCATCGATGACACCATCCTCAGCAGACAAGGCTTCATCAACTATGCCAAGCTGCCCAGTCTGGCCCTGTTACAGGGAGAGCTAGTAGGAGGGCTCACCCTCCTTGTGGGCCAGACCCACTCTCTGCTTCAGCACCATCCTGTCCAACTGACTGCCCTATTGGATCAGCACGTCAGACAGCTACACGACGGGGACCCTGTCACATCAGCCAATGTGAAGCCAGACACTCCTGACCCTGTTCCGGACTCCTAA